Proteins encoded together in one Macadamia integrifolia cultivar HAES 741 unplaced genomic scaffold, SCU_Mint_v3 scaffold402, whole genome shotgun sequence window:
- the LOC122068489 gene encoding ATPase 10, plasma membrane-type-like has product MGIVIGTYLALVNVLFYWVVKSTTFFETHFHTRSISSSSEEISSAIYQLGPYILFLAVKVGPYGETCDLLMCTFVMAQLTSFTSKEDKEAMWVLSHSTLQGVIPPELETNGQRSSLIAEQDSGRLK; this is encoded by the exons ATGGGAATTGTCATAGGGACTTATCTTGCATTGGTCAATGTTTTATTTTACTGGGTTGTGAAAAGCACCACTTTCTTTGAG ACTCATTTCCATACAAGGTCCATCAGCAGCAGTAGTGAGGAGATATCATCTGCTATATATCAGCTAGGCCCTTATATTTTGTTTCTCGCAGTCAAAGTTGGTCCTTATGGAGAGACCTGTGACCTGTTGATGTGCACTTTTGTGATGGCTCAACTG ACTTCATTTACTTCTAAGGAGGACAAGGAGGCTATGTGGGTGCTTTCTCATAGTACCCTACAAGGGGTGATACCTCCAGAATTGGAGACCAATGGGCAGAGGTCTTCTCTGATTGCTGAACAGGACAGCGGCAGGCTAAAATA G